One region of Mucilaginibacter gotjawali genomic DNA includes:
- a CDS encoding O-acetylhomoserine aminocarboxypropyltransferase/cysteine synthase family protein, with protein sequence MSAENLKFETLQLHAGQEADPTTGSRAVPLYQTTSYVFKNAEHGANLFALKEFGNIYTRLMNPTTDVFEKRIAALEGGVAALATASGQAAQFIALNNILQVGDNFVTSPFLYGGTYNQFKVAFKRLGIDARFAKDDTAENLEKLIDDKTRAIYLETIGNPGFNIADFDKVAELARKYDLPLIVDNTFGAGGYLFRPLEHGANVVVESTTKWIGGHGTSIGGAIIDGGNYNWGNGKFPQFTEPSEGYHGLVFADVFGIGGPFGNIQFIIRARVEGLRDFGPSQSPFNAWLNIQGLETLSLRVQRHVDNTLELAKWLDQHPAVESVNYPGLPSSPHHALGKKYLKNGFGAVLTFQVKGDKENAGTVIDNLKLVSHLANVGDAKTLIIQPSATTHQQLSDEEQLSAGVLPNQLRVAVGLEHIDDIKADFEQAFGRLVE encoded by the coding sequence ATGTCTGCTGAAAACTTAAAATTCGAAACACTTCAATTACATGCCGGCCAGGAGGCCGATCCAACTACAGGTTCACGCGCCGTACCGCTTTATCAAACTACGTCCTACGTATTTAAAAATGCCGAGCATGGCGCCAATCTTTTTGCATTAAAAGAATTTGGAAATATTTACACCCGACTGATGAACCCCACCACGGATGTTTTCGAGAAACGCATCGCTGCTTTGGAAGGCGGTGTGGCGGCTTTAGCAACAGCCTCAGGCCAGGCGGCACAGTTCATAGCTTTAAATAATATATTGCAGGTTGGCGATAATTTTGTTACCTCCCCATTCCTTTACGGCGGAACATACAACCAGTTTAAAGTAGCCTTTAAACGCTTAGGCATCGACGCACGCTTTGCGAAAGATGATACTGCGGAGAACCTTGAAAAATTGATTGACGATAAAACCAGGGCCATCTACCTGGAAACCATAGGTAACCCGGGCTTCAATATCGCTGATTTTGACAAGGTTGCTGAGCTTGCCAGGAAATACGACCTGCCGCTGATCGTTGACAATACCTTTGGTGCAGGTGGTTATTTATTCCGCCCGCTGGAGCACGGCGCCAATGTAGTGGTTGAGTCGACTACGAAATGGATTGGCGGACACGGAACAAGCATAGGCGGAGCAATTATTGACGGCGGTAATTATAATTGGGGTAATGGCAAATTCCCGCAATTTACCGAACCTTCTGAAGGGTATCATGGCCTGGTATTCGCTGATGTATTTGGCATCGGTGGCCCTTTTGGCAATATTCAGTTCATTATCCGGGCGCGTGTTGAGGGTTTGCGTGATTTCGGGCCATCTCAATCGCCATTTAATGCATGGTTGAATATACAGGGACTGGAAACGCTATCCCTGCGTGTTCAGCGTCACGTGGACAATACCCTTGAGTTGGCCAAATGGCTAGACCAGCACCCCGCAGTTGAAAGTGTAAACTATCCCGGCTTGCCGTCTTCACCGCACCATGCCCTTGGCAAAAAATACCTAAAAAATGGCTTTGGCGCGGTATTAACTTTCCAGGTAAAAGGAGATAAAGAAAATGCGGGTACAGTAATTGACAATTTGAAGTTGGTTAGCCATCTTGCTAACGTGGGCGATGCAAAAACGCTGATCATACAGCCATCAGCAACCACCCACCAGCAACTTTCAGACGAAGAACAATTATCGGCAGGTGTTTTACCAAACCAGCTACGCGTAGCTGTCGGGCTTGAACA